The following proteins are encoded in a genomic region of Mycolicibacterium rutilum:
- a CDS encoding dienelactone hydrolase family protein: MREVTYDVDGLTMVAHLALPQGEGPWPAVLIGHDGIGLDDYQRRRADELADHGYAALAMDYHGGQLFTGRPEAMLARVMPLLADAERMQAIGRAALDVLLAVPGVDTGRLAALGYGAGGRIVLELARAAVPFKAVAVVHPGLQDVDAEDWTNVAGAVLLCTGSDDPLCTPDQALTFGRTLGDAGVDWRLNVYGGAQHAFWAQPTNPDGSPADGTTHSQPTVPGVGYHPTHTPRAWRAVLDLFEEALGGRNDARPGSRPR; the protein is encoded by the coding sequence ATGCGCGAAGTCACGTACGACGTCGACGGCTTGACCATGGTCGCCCACCTGGCGTTGCCGCAGGGCGAGGGCCCGTGGCCAGCCGTGCTCATCGGACACGACGGGATCGGCCTCGACGACTATCAGCGGCGCCGCGCCGACGAGCTGGCCGACCACGGTTACGCCGCCTTGGCGATGGACTATCACGGTGGCCAGTTGTTCACAGGTCGACCGGAAGCGATGCTGGCCCGGGTCATGCCGCTGCTGGCCGACGCTGAGCGGATGCAGGCGATCGGCCGTGCCGCGCTCGATGTCCTGCTGGCGGTGCCCGGTGTCGACACCGGCCGCCTCGCCGCTCTCGGCTATGGCGCGGGCGGACGCATCGTGCTCGAACTCGCCCGGGCAGCGGTGCCGTTCAAGGCCGTCGCCGTCGTCCATCCCGGGCTGCAGGACGTCGACGCCGAGGACTGGACGAACGTGGCCGGCGCTGTCCTTCTGTGTACCGGTTCCGACGACCCGCTCTGCACCCCTGACCAGGCCCTGACGTTCGGCCGCACGCTTGGGGACGCCGGGGTCGATTGGCGCCTGAATGTCTACGGCGGCGCCCAGCACGCTTTCTGGGCCCAGCCGACGAACCCCGACGGGTCGCCTGCCGACGGGACCACCCACAGCCAGCCCACCGTGCCCGGCGTCGGGTATCACCCCACACACACTCCGCGTGCATGGCGGGCGGTGCTGGACCTGTTCGAGGAAGCCCTCGGGGGCCGAAACGACGCGCGCCCGGGCTCACGGCCGCGGTGA
- the cwsA gene encoding cell wall synthesis protein CwsA codes for MSPKTDVRLSPGQRLSRGLKYTALGPVDVTRGAVGLGLNGAQSSASWVGERYRTGRLKAELAKELAVAQEVVAGLPAAVTKARSRRRRRPLLVAAVGVVALAGGAVAFSIVRRSTQKEPSPLPPSVEVSPRP; via the coding sequence ATGAGCCCGAAGACGGATGTCCGGTTGAGTCCCGGCCAGCGGTTGAGCCGTGGGCTGAAGTACACCGCGCTCGGCCCGGTCGACGTTACCCGCGGGGCGGTGGGCCTAGGCCTGAACGGCGCCCAGTCGTCGGCGTCCTGGGTGGGCGAGCGGTACCGCACCGGACGGCTCAAGGCCGAGCTGGCCAAGGAGCTGGCGGTCGCGCAGGAAGTGGTGGCGGGTCTGCCCGCGGCGGTGACCAAGGCGCGCTCGCGGCGGCGCCGGCGCCCGCTGCTGGTGGCCGCCGTCGGCGTCGTGGCGCTGGCCGGGGGAGCGGTGGCGTTCTCGATCGTGCGGCGCTCCACGCAGAAGGAGCCGTCGCCGCTACCGCCGAGTGTGGAGGTCTCACCGCGGCCGTGA
- a CDS encoding peptidylprolyl isomerase, protein MTSPIQTATATLHTNRGDIKIALFGNHAPKTVANFVGLAQGTKDYSGENASGGTSGPFYDGVVFHRIIAGFMIQGGDPTGTGRGGPGYQFEDEFHPELQFDKPYLLAMANAGPGTNGSQFFITVGKTPHLNRRHTIFGEVVDPESQKVVDAIANTETDRSDRPTDPVVVDSITIA, encoded by the coding sequence GTGACGAGCCCCATTCAGACCGCGACCGCGACGCTGCACACCAACCGCGGTGACATCAAGATCGCACTCTTCGGAAACCATGCACCCAAGACCGTCGCCAACTTCGTGGGACTGGCACAGGGAACCAAGGACTACAGCGGCGAGAACGCCTCGGGCGGCACCTCCGGACCGTTCTACGACGGCGTCGTCTTCCACCGCATCATCGCCGGCTTCATGATCCAGGGCGGCGACCCGACCGGCACCGGCCGCGGCGGACCGGGCTACCAGTTCGAGGACGAGTTCCACCCGGAGCTTCAGTTCGACAAGCCCTACCTGCTGGCGATGGCCAACGCCGGACCCGGCACCAACGGCTCGCAGTTCTTCATCACGGTCGGCAAGACGCCGCACCTGAACCGGCGGCACACCATCTTCGGTGAGGTCGTCGACCCCGAGTCGCAGAAGGTCGTCGACGCGATCGCCAACACCGAGACCGACCGCAGCGACCGCCCCACCGACCCGGTGGTCGTCGACTCCATCACGATCGCCTAG
- a CDS encoding PH domain-containing protein produces MQQTEWSPPTGGIVACGVGGIILAVAAVSLITDPPGRVLAGIAAVGLILFASLSWRARPKLAIGNDGLVTRGWVGTRVLARADIKLIRITEFRRLARKVRLLEIDTADDRLLVFSRWDLGADPLDVLDALTDAGYAGAGS; encoded by the coding sequence ATGCAGCAAACTGAGTGGAGCCCTCCCACCGGCGGCATCGTCGCGTGCGGCGTAGGCGGGATTATCTTGGCTGTCGCCGCTGTGAGCCTGATCACAGACCCTCCCGGACGTGTCCTGGCCGGCATTGCCGCGGTGGGTTTGATCTTGTTTGCAAGCCTGTCGTGGCGCGCGCGGCCGAAACTGGCAATCGGAAACGACGGCCTGGTAACCCGCGGTTGGGTGGGCACGCGGGTGCTGGCTCGCGCGGACATCAAGCTGATCCGGATCACCGAGTTCCGTCGGCTGGCCCGCAAAGTGCGGCTGCTCGAGATCGATACCGCCGACGACCGGCTGCTGGTGTTCAGCCGTTGGGATCTGGGCGCCGATCCGCTCGATGTGCTCGACGCCCTGACCGACGCCGGATACGCCGGCGCCGGTTCCTGA
- the crgA gene encoding cell division protein CrgA: MPKSKVRKKNDFTANAVSRTPVKVKAGPSSIWFVALFIGLMLIGLVWLLVFQLASSAIPFLQDLGPWNYAIAFAFMITGLLLTMRWR; the protein is encoded by the coding sequence ATGCCCAAGTCCAAGGTCCGCAAGAAGAACGACTTCACCGCCAACGCGGTGAGCCGGACGCCCGTGAAGGTGAAGGCCGGCCCGTCGAGCATCTGGTTCGTGGCGCTGTTCATCGGTCTGATGCTGATCGGCCTGGTGTGGCTGCTGGTCTTCCAGCTGGCGTCGTCGGCCATCCCGTTCCTGCAGGACCTCGGTCCGTGGAACTACGCGATCGCGTTTGCTTTCATGATCACCGGCTTGTTGCTCACGATGCGCTGGCGCTGA
- a CDS encoding DUF881 domain-containing protein, with protein MRRWRLTQGGWRLGVPVVCLLAGLLLAATHAVSGGGEIRRSDAPRLVDLVREAQQSVDRLSAQRDALVTEADSHHGGSPGADAALAAITGRADRLAAEAGLDPLRGPGLVVTLNDAQRDAEGRFPRDATPDDLVVHQQDIDAVLNALWSAGAEGIQMQDQRIIGTSAPRCVGNTLLLNGRTYSPPYVITAIGDADAMRTALAAAPLVTLYRQYVVRFGLGYSEEPRSSVELVGHSQPVRMQFAKPAGPIGY; from the coding sequence ATGCGACGCTGGCGGCTTACACAGGGCGGGTGGCGCCTCGGCGTGCCCGTGGTGTGTCTGCTGGCCGGTCTGCTGCTGGCCGCCACGCACGCCGTCTCCGGCGGCGGGGAGATCCGGCGTAGCGACGCACCCCGGCTGGTCGACCTGGTGCGTGAGGCGCAGCAGTCGGTGGATCGCCTCAGCGCCCAGCGCGACGCCCTGGTGACCGAGGCGGATTCCCATCACGGCGGAAGCCCGGGCGCCGACGCCGCGCTGGCCGCGATCACCGGGCGCGCGGACCGGCTGGCGGCCGAGGCGGGGCTGGACCCGCTGCGGGGGCCGGGGCTCGTCGTCACCCTCAACGACGCCCAGCGCGACGCCGAGGGCCGGTTCCCCCGCGACGCGACCCCCGACGACCTCGTGGTGCACCAGCAGGACATCGACGCGGTGCTCAACGCGCTGTGGAGTGCGGGCGCCGAGGGCATCCAGATGCAGGATCAGCGGATCATCGGCACGTCGGCGCCGCGATGCGTGGGCAACACCCTGCTACTCAACGGCCGCACCTACAGCCCGCCGTACGTCATCACCGCGATCGGCGACGCCGATGCCATGCGCACCGCCCTGGCCGCCGCGCCGCTGGTGACGCTCTACCGGCAGTACGTGGTGCGGTTCGGGCTGGGGTACTCCGAGGAGCCGCGGTCGTCGGTCGAACTTGTCGGCCACAGCCAGCCGGTGCGGATGCAGTTCGCCAAGCCCGCCGGTCCGATCGGTTACTGA
- a CDS encoding aminodeoxychorismate/anthranilate synthase component II has translation MQVLVVDNYDSFVFNLVQYLGQLGVHAQVWRNDDDRLATDADIAKAAAEFDGVLLSPGPGTPERAGASIPLVRACAQAATPLLGVCLGHQAIGVAFGGTVDRAPELLHGKTSVVHHSNTGVLQGLPDPFTATRYHSLTILPDTVPAELEVTARTEGGVIMGVRHAELPIHGVQFHPESILTEGGHRMLANWLGYCGTAPAESLVRQLEDEVASALQAGRTAATARSSA, from the coding sequence ATGCAGGTTTTGGTCGTCGACAACTACGACAGCTTCGTGTTCAACCTCGTCCAGTACTTGGGTCAGCTCGGGGTGCACGCGCAGGTCTGGCGTAACGACGACGACCGGCTGGCGACCGACGCCGACATCGCCAAGGCCGCGGCCGAGTTCGACGGTGTGCTGCTGTCCCCCGGCCCGGGCACCCCGGAGCGGGCGGGGGCGTCGATCCCGCTGGTGCGGGCGTGCGCGCAGGCCGCCACTCCCCTGCTCGGCGTGTGCCTCGGCCACCAGGCGATCGGGGTCGCGTTCGGCGGCACCGTCGACCGTGCGCCCGAGCTGCTGCACGGCAAGACCAGCGTCGTGCACCACTCGAATACCGGTGTGCTGCAAGGCCTTCCGGATCCGTTCACCGCGACGCGGTATCACTCGCTGACGATCCTGCCCGACACGGTGCCCGCCGAACTCGAGGTCACCGCGCGCACCGAGGGCGGCGTCATCATGGGTGTGCGCCACGCCGAATTGCCGATCCACGGGGTGCAGTTCCACCCCGAGTCGATCCTCACCGAGGGCGGCCACCGCATGCTGGCCAACTGGCTGGGCTACTGCGGGACGGCCCCGGCCGAGTCGCTCGTGCGCCAGTTGGAGGACGAGGTCGCCAGCGCGCTGCAGGCGGGCCGCACCGCGGCTACTGCGCGAAGCTCAGCGTGA
- the pknB gene encoding Stk1 family PASTA domain-containing Ser/Thr kinase, producing MTTPQHLSDRYELGDILGFGGMSEVHLARDLRLHRDVAIKVLRADLARDPSFYLRFRREAQNAAALNHPAIVAVYDTGEAETPTGPLPYIVMEYVEGVTLRDIVHNDGPMEPKRAIEVIADACQALNFSHQHGIIHRDVKPANIMISKTGAVKVMDFGIARALADANSVTQTAAVIGTAQYLSPEQARGEKVDARSDVYSLGCVLYEILTGEPPFIGDSPVAVAYQHVREDPVPPSQRNSAISPELDAVVLKSLAKNPDNRYQTAAEMRTDLVRVHSGEQPDAPKVFTDAERNSLMSTPPTHQRTEPIEPVSRPQPPEYADRERRGSVGRWLIAVAALAVLTVVVTVAINMFGNGTREVQVPDVSGQARDDAIAELQNRGFKTRTEQQTDSAVPVGHVISTDPTADSSVDAGEEITLNVSVGPEQRQIPDVKNLTYTEAAQRLREAGFEKFRQSASPSTPELKDKVIGTNPPANQTAAVTNEITIIVGSGPDSKVVPDCVGLTVDDCRRILTETGFANSVDVQVDSIRSVGQVVGTSPTAGQNVAVDTVIQIQVSRGNQFTMPDLRGMFWTEAEPYLRSLGWTGGLIKLPNAQNSGVPSNGVVTQEPSAGTPVTFGSSITLSFAQ from the coding sequence ATGACAACCCCGCAACACCTGTCCGACCGGTATGAACTGGGCGACATCCTCGGCTTCGGCGGCATGTCCGAGGTCCATCTCGCGCGCGATCTGCGGCTGCACCGCGACGTCGCGATCAAGGTGCTGCGCGCCGACCTCGCGCGCGACCCGAGCTTCTATCTGAGGTTCCGCCGCGAGGCGCAGAACGCCGCCGCGCTGAACCACCCGGCCATCGTCGCCGTGTACGACACCGGCGAGGCGGAGACGCCGACCGGGCCGCTGCCCTACATCGTGATGGAGTACGTCGAGGGCGTCACGCTACGCGACATCGTGCACAACGACGGCCCGATGGAGCCCAAGCGGGCCATCGAGGTGATCGCCGACGCATGCCAGGCGCTGAACTTCAGCCACCAGCACGGCATCATCCACCGCGACGTCAAACCCGCGAACATCATGATCAGCAAGACCGGCGCGGTGAAGGTGATGGACTTCGGCATCGCCCGCGCGCTGGCCGACGCCAACAGCGTCACCCAGACCGCCGCCGTGATCGGCACCGCGCAATACCTGTCGCCCGAGCAGGCCCGCGGCGAGAAGGTCGACGCCCGCTCCGACGTCTACTCGCTGGGCTGCGTGCTCTACGAAATCCTCACCGGCGAGCCGCCTTTCATCGGTGATTCGCCCGTGGCGGTCGCCTACCAGCATGTCCGCGAGGATCCGGTACCGCCGTCGCAGCGCAATTCGGCGATCAGTCCCGAACTCGACGCGGTGGTGCTCAAGTCGCTGGCCAAGAACCCCGACAACCGCTACCAGACGGCCGCCGAGATGCGCACCGATCTGGTGCGGGTGCACAGCGGTGAGCAGCCGGACGCGCCGAAGGTGTTCACCGACGCCGAGCGCAACTCGCTGATGTCCACCCCGCCGACGCACCAGCGCACCGAGCCGATCGAACCGGTGTCGCGGCCGCAGCCGCCCGAGTACGCCGACCGCGAGCGCCGCGGATCGGTCGGCCGCTGGCTGATCGCGGTCGCCGCGCTGGCAGTGCTGACGGTTGTGGTGACCGTCGCGATCAACATGTTCGGCAACGGCACCCGAGAGGTTCAGGTGCCCGACGTCAGCGGGCAGGCGAGGGACGATGCGATCGCCGAGCTGCAGAACCGCGGCTTCAAGACCCGCACCGAGCAGCAGACGGACTCCGCGGTGCCGGTCGGCCATGTGATCAGCACGGACCCGACCGCCGATTCGTCGGTGGACGCCGGCGAGGAGATCACGCTCAACGTCTCGGTCGGTCCGGAACAGCGCCAGATCCCCGACGTCAAGAACCTGACCTACACCGAGGCCGCGCAGCGGCTGCGGGAGGCCGGGTTCGAGAAGTTCCGGCAGTCCGCGTCGCCGTCGACTCCTGAACTGAAGGACAAGGTGATCGGCACCAACCCGCCCGCGAATCAGACCGCGGCGGTCACCAACGAGATCACGATCATCGTGGGATCAGGTCCGGACAGCAAGGTGGTGCCCGACTGCGTCGGCCTCACCGTCGACGACTGCCGACGCATCCTGACCGAGACCGGGTTCGCGAACAGTGTCGACGTGCAGGTCGACAGCATCAGGTCGGTCGGCCAGGTCGTCGGCACCAGCCCGACGGCGGGCCAGAACGTGGCGGTGGACACCGTGATCCAGATCCAGGTGTCGCGCGGCAACCAGTTCACGATGCCGGACCTGCGCGGGATGTTCTGGACCGAGGCCGAGCCCTACCTGCGCAGCCTGGGCTGGACCGGCGGGTTGATCAAGCTGCCGAACGCGCAGAACAGCGGCGTGCCGTCCAACGGCGTCGTGACTCAGGAGCCGTCGGCGGGAACGCCGGTGACCTTCGGGTCGTCGATCACGCTGAGCTTCGCGCAGTAG
- a CDS encoding protein kinase domain-containing protein codes for MTARVGVTLSGRYRLQRLIATGGMGQVWEGVDSRLGRRVAIKVLKAEYSTDPEFVERFRAEARTVAMLNHPGIASVYDYGETDMDGEGRTAYLVMELVNGEPLNSVLKRTGRLSLRHALDMLEQTGRALQVAHTAGLVHRDVKPGNILITPTGQVKLTDFGIAKAVDAAPVTQTGMVMGTAQYIAPEQALGHDATAASDVYSLGVVGYESVSGKRPFTGDGALTVAMKHIKETPPPLPADLPPNVRELIEITLVKNPGMRYRSGGAFADAVAAVRSGRRPPRPNAAPSIGRAAPTAVPSATQARAAADMTGRAPATAARPRPATGSHRPPPPRRTFSSGQRALLWAAGVLGALAIIIAILIVLNAQDRQDQSPQPPTITNTITETTPFESPAAAPDRGPGTTGPRAPGGDKGQSGVTPSQMMASPATMPVLHSPPDRPGDLRLSASEQTLS; via the coding sequence CCGGCGGCATGGGTCAGGTCTGGGAAGGCGTCGACTCACGGCTCGGGCGCCGGGTCGCGATCAAGGTGCTCAAGGCCGAGTACTCGACCGACCCCGAGTTCGTCGAACGGTTCCGCGCCGAGGCCCGCACGGTCGCCATGCTCAACCATCCCGGCATCGCCAGCGTGTACGACTACGGCGAGACCGACATGGACGGCGAGGGCCGCACCGCGTACCTGGTGATGGAACTGGTCAACGGCGAACCGCTCAACTCGGTGCTCAAGCGGACCGGCCGACTGTCGCTGCGGCACGCGCTCGACATGCTCGAGCAGACCGGCCGCGCCCTGCAGGTCGCCCACACCGCCGGCCTGGTGCACCGCGACGTCAAACCCGGCAACATCCTCATCACCCCGACCGGTCAGGTGAAGCTCACCGACTTCGGCATCGCCAAGGCCGTCGACGCCGCCCCGGTCACGCAGACCGGGATGGTGATGGGCACCGCCCAGTACATCGCTCCCGAGCAGGCGCTCGGCCACGACGCGACCGCCGCCAGCGACGTGTACTCGCTGGGAGTTGTTGGCTACGAATCGGTTTCGGGCAAGCGGCCGTTCACCGGCGACGGCGCGCTGACGGTGGCGATGAAGCACATCAAGGAGACTCCCCCGCCGCTGCCCGCGGATCTGCCGCCCAATGTGCGCGAGCTGATCGAGATCACCCTGGTCAAGAATCCGGGGATGCGCTACCGGTCGGGCGGCGCGTTCGCCGACGCGGTCGCCGCGGTGCGCTCCGGCCGGCGCCCGCCGCGACCGAACGCCGCACCGTCGATCGGCCGCGCCGCGCCCACCGCGGTGCCGTCGGCTACCCAGGCACGAGCAGCCGCGGACATGACCGGCCGCGCGCCCGCGACCGCCGCGCGACCGAGGCCGGCCACCGGCAGTCACCGTCCGCCCCCGCCGCGGCGCACGTTCTCGTCGGGTCAGCGGGCGCTGCTGTGGGCGGCGGGCGTCCTGGGTGCGCTGGCGATCATCATCGCGATCCTGATCGTGCTCAACGCGCAGGACCGTCAGGACCAGAGTCCGCAGCCGCCGACGATCACCAACACGATCACCGAGACCACCCCGTTCGAGTCGCCGGCCGCGGCGCCTGACCGTGGCCCGGGCACGACCGGCCCGCGGGCGCCCGGGGGTGATAAGGGACAATCGGGGGTAACCCCATCGCAGATGATGGCATCACCGGCAACGATGCCGGTGCTCCACTCCCCGCCGGACCGGCCGGGTGACCTGCGACTTTCGGCTTCAGAACAGACATTGTCATGA